The genomic window CTTAATAAAAAGCAGTTTTAATATGAAAAAAGATTCATCCATACAATTGGCCAACACCAACTACAATtgagcatattaaatctgaGGAAAAGTGTTAGGAGTTTGAATTAGATATCATGAATAGAACAGAAGCATGTTGGGGAATGATTTACTGCAGAGTCTTCACCACCGAAACAATCTTATGTAAGAAATTTTGGCAGCAAGGCTGCATGGAAGTTCTGCAAATAATTATATTTCTTGGCTGCTTAGTTTAGGGAACATATATTTGCTAACTAGTAATAGAGGAAATACCTGCAATTGAAGCCAGACAAAACTCAGAAGGTACATTCTTCCGAGTCTCAACAGCTGCTTTTGCAGTTGCCATGCCAACTGCCATACTTTGCATCATGTCTAGGCCAGCAGACAGAGATGCTAGAGTTCCACCAACCAAGCAATCACCTGCACCTGTAAGCCCCACAACTGATGCCGGAAGTGCAGGAAAATGCACAACAGAAAGATGAGTGCTACTCCTGTTGAACTTGCAAAAATTAACCAAGTCATTTTGACAGTTCAAGGTCACCATTTCACTCAGAAGTTTCCCAAAGTGACTTGACTCAGTGTTCTTGAAATCAACAGCTGTGAACTCTGCTCCACCTTTAGAACATAAGAACACCCCATCTGATCCAAGAGTCACTACAACTAATTTAACACCTTTTTCAAGTAAGACCCATATTGCTGGCTTAAGTAATAAGAGAAAAGATTCTATGGACTGTGTACTTCCACCATTATCCACCCTTTGAATTGGCAAAAACAAATCCTCACTTGACACAGCATTTGCCATCGCAATAAGTTCATCTTCATTGGGTGAAGTGAAAGTTACCTGTAAAATAACTCAAGATCAGTCACCAAATCGGAAGGCAGAAGCTTAAGAATAAAGCTTTGCACAAGAGTGGGAGTCAAGATCCAGAAACCATTTGACCAAGAAAACCCCCTAGGAAAAATTTTCAGATCAATATTGATCACAACTATTAAATCTAAATACTTCTCCATGGAATTTTCACTCTTTTACGCTGTTAATAATCAAAACTATGAGATCCAGTGATGGACCCAACAAATGGTGGGTCATAAACCTCCTGGAGAGTTTGACCCAGAAGATGAAATGTTCAATCTTCTCATGAACTGAACATGATTCCTCTAGCAcaaatttaataaaagaaaatgaattcaCAAGCAAGAATCTTAGCACTCACATACTTGATGATGGAGGCAACTCTTTTGGATTTTGCA from Macadamia integrifolia cultivar HAES 741 unplaced genomic scaffold, SCU_Mint_v3 scaffold_7A, whole genome shotgun sequence includes these protein-coding regions:
- the LOC122071748 gene encoding pseudouridine kinase isoform X3, which gives rise to MILDIHAYPSIPATPRTTTPGKVHYVLGGVARNIADCMSKLGAKPFMISAVGPDMAGNLLLEHWESVGLSTEGILRCQGIETPVVCNVFDANGELAAAVASAEAIEKFLAKEWIKQFTRNIHSAPILMVDANLSQRSLEASCQIASQSGIPVWFEPVSVAKSKRVASIIKYVTFTSPNEDELIAMANAVSSEDLFLPIQRVDNGGSTQSIESFLLLLKPAIWVLLEKGVKLVVVTLGSDGVFLCSKGGAEFTAVDFKNTESSHFGKLLSEMVTLNCQNDLVNFCKFNRSSTHLSVVHFPALPASVVGLTGAGDCLVGGTLASLSAGLDMMQSMAVGMATAKAAVETRKNVPSEFCLASIADDAKRVYSSARVVFDQSVV